From Symphalangus syndactylus isolate Jambi chromosome 5, NHGRI_mSymSyn1-v2.1_pri, whole genome shotgun sequence:
ATGAACATCATGGTTAGATTCCTCAAACACACAATTCCTTATCCATATTTGAAATTTACAAATCTCCAAAAACCCAACATCTTTCATATCCTTGGCATCAAAGTTGATTTGGCAACAAAAACCTTATTTGAACTAATAGGAAACAGATCtttacttatttcacttagtgtgaATAGTCATTATATTTCACTGCAAAAATATAGTTTCATTAAAGGGTGTTGTTCCAGACCCCAATGAGAACTGTGGAAAATACCATATATGTACTCACCTTTAAAACCCACCCCCAAATTCTGAAATAGTTTGGTTCCAAGGGTTTACGGTAAGAGATCTTTAAtctatatactacattttatattGATCGTAAGCTTTTGTGGGATCATGCAAGAGGGCAGTTGGCATTTATAAGACAAGACAGAAATTGCATTTCGAGTTCTAAGTACCTTATAATTTAGCTTTTTAAAGCTGAttcctcatttattcaacaaatgcttattgagtTCTTTATGCAAGATGCCTGTTTATAAATTGAGAGCAACCTAAATTAATTCAGTTACTTCACAGGAGAGCAGAATTCCAAATTCCATTATCCAGAAGAGTAAAAGGTTTGCCCTTACTTGGGTGTCCTTTTGTATATTAAtactctgaaattattttaaataaatcttgCATGCATCTTTAACTCAGATTTTTATGTCCCAGGAAACCCTTGCCCAGCGTATGATGAACATAAAATACTAATTGCAACCTCAAGCTTTGTCACAGAACAATAAAGTATTTcctgatctttttcttttattccccaGTTCATGTTTTGCCAGTGTTTGCAGCAGCAAATAATTTCTTCCACCCTGGTGCCATATAATTCTAACCCAAAGCAAAGAGTCTTATTAAGTTTTAGCCAGTACAGCCCCTTCTCAAGCAAATGTTCAATTAAAAGTAGCTCTCTGACCCTAAGGGCAGGTAATGCTGGATGAGGAAGCACCAATAGAGATTCAGAATTCACCAATGAACAGTAACATCAGAGACTATTTTCAATTCCCATCTTAGAAAATTGATGAAAGCAAATTTCATGGCAGAAAGACATTTCATGGGGAAAATTATGAATATGAAATGAGGTCTTCAATTTAATAGAATTTTTGCTTTGGTCAAACATTGGAGATTTACTTAAATCATTGTAAATAGCAAGCAATATAGTTATACAATTTGCTTTTCAAAGATTATCCTTCTTTTCTAGAAAATGCCCTTTCAGAACTCTTTCAGTTACGTATCCTGTTAAAATTGCTTCCTTGATGGATTTTCTTTGTCAATACAATGCCAAAAACATGTCATGGTCATTCAAGACATtagtaggcaaaaaaaaaagaagttaacttaCCACATTCAAATGCTTGGAACACCTTTTGCCCTTTTGTCCTTGGTCAGGTATAGGTGGACAACCTAAGGTAGTGTTGAAGAGACACCTTCTCTAGCAGGCTAACAGTGGAAACTACCGAGAACAGGAAGGGGAAAGGCTCCTCCTTTGAACCTCTTCTTCACCCTGGTCCGTGGAGAAAATGGGTTCATCTTTTTTAGGGTAAAATATAGTGTGGACCCCCCACTCCGTATGTCAGAAGCAGAGCTGGAGTGAAGGTGTGGAGGAGCACGGGGATAGAATGGGACGGTGAGACCGAAGGGGACAATGACAGGAGAGGGAACTAGGATGAggccaggagggagaggaggaggaaacagcATGGACCAAGGAGGACAGGAGAGCTTCTAAAGTAAGGGTTTGAGGAAGAAGTGGGCCTGGGGAGACAGACTGGGAAGGAAGACAGACAGGCCTGTTTGTGGGTGAAGTGAGCATGGGGACATTCTTAGAACTGTTGACAAGAGCATACATCATTATACATAATGTGCAGATGCCGTTTTGGCAACTATGGACTTAAATTTATGTTTGTGGTGAATTAAGTTAACTTGAGTGAATGTTTTAATTCAGTGGTTTAAAACTTAGTTATCTTAAGAATAGTCATTCAGCTAAATCTGCTTCTATTACTTGTGAAACATGattgaaattataaattataccATTCTTATGTGTGGGTTAGGATAATGAGATATAAAATCATTAAGGATTACACCCTATTCCAGTTTTCCATAGCCTTTATAGTTATACAAGTATGCGTGATGGATACAGTATGAATTTGTTACATACCCCTCAAATGCAAGTGGTGTACTTACCCTTCTGAAGCCAACAAACCTGGCTTGTCCTCCCTGCCCACTCACTAGGGTAGACAGGAAAGTCAATCTCAGACACGTTTGGGGAATAAGGGAATATGAGGGGGCAGGGACATGGAAAGGGCCTTACACAAAGAAGAATACTGGGGGAGGAGCCTCTGCCCTTCATTTTTACCACTTACATGTTCCTTGTCCAAGCCATATGATCTTTAAAAGGCCAGCACCTCCCCTTTCCAACGCATCCATGCCCTCTGTGCACTTCTTGACTCCTGGGGCCTTGGCCAGAGCTCCTGTGGCCATGGCGTTTAGTCCCTTAGCACCCTCTCATGCCTCTGCCCTCCCGTCACTTGAGCATGGCATGAGAGGGGAATATAAGCCTCCAGTGCCTGTGGAGCCCATCACGCATCCTTCTCATCTCAGTGAAATCCCTCTCTCCTCCAGGGTCAGAGCACCTAAGAGCTGGAAGATATTACAAGTTGGGGGTCAGGTTCAGTCATGCTGGCCATAGTGTAGAACATGTCAGTCCTCGCCCACCCCTATTTTAAACCAGCCTGATCCATATGGCCTGGGTCTAGAGCTTCCCTAGCCAGTGCCCAGAGTATTAAAATGTACGGCCTCAACAAAACCACAGACACCTCTTTACAGGCCTTCTAGTAGATGTCCTAGAGGCTGGCCTGCTCTGCTTTCCACTTAGTGTGCTCAGAAGCCTATTCTAAAATACTTAATACTCAGCCATAGCCCCTACTAAACCATGGGAAAATAAATACACTTGAAGGCATAATTGCAAAGACAGGCCACCAGTTATTGATGTGATACTGTGTTGTATAATCTATGAGTTCTTTCATAGTTATGATTCAAATGCTTTATCCCCAGAAAGCATGCTTTGGCTCCCTTGGTTCATTGTTTCTGTCACAGGTAGAATTGTCTTTCCCACCACCTGGAGCAGACATATTAAGCCACATCTCAGATGTGTCCACACTTGGACCAGTAGTTTAAGGTTAGGACTTCGGTGACATTGGCCACTAAGTGTCCTTCTCTCTCCAGAATGAGGATCAGACATTTTTAGAGTTTAGAATCCAGTTTCAATTTCTCCTTCTCCGAATCTAGATATATGAATATGTACACTTGCACaccacatatatatttacatacacagGTGCACGCATACATATACCTCTATATCCTACAAATGCACACACCTGTGGGGCACTAGCATAGGCACATAGACAGTGGGCTCTGTCtcaccacttcctagctgtgtgctCATTGACAAGGGACATCCCGAAGCTTCAGtatgtttatctttaaaatgggataatagtACAGTGATTTACACATGTATTTAACATACTCAAATTCAATTAGGTAAGCTTGGTGCTAACTGTGATAATTTTTAGAGACTTTTTGTTTAAGATAGACCCCTGAACAGATGCCAGTTACTTCATTTGGTGCccaaccaaagtaacagcaaaaaTTAACTGTTGGATTTATTGAGAGATGGAAAATCGGTATCTGTATAAATAGATAGACTCTTAGATGCAATTTGATGACCTTTTGAGGGTCATTTTGAATATATAAGTTCTTTACATTGGGCTCTCATGTTACACTCTAATTACCCATAACATACTGTTGAAAGGATTACATCAGATAATCTACAGAAAGCATTTAGTTTAATGCCTGACATATGATAAGCACTTAGTAAATTTCAGCTATTGTcatggggtttgtttgtttgtttgtttttgagacagggtctcactttgtcacccaggctggaatgcagtggtgcaatcatagctcactgcagccccaaactcctgggctcaagggatcctcccgccaaggcttcctgaggagctaggactaTAGGGATGTGCCACCACGTTAGGCtacttttcaaaattttgtaggggccgggcacagtggctcccgcctgtaatcccagcactttgggaggccaaggagggtggatcacttgagggtcaggagttggagaccagcctggccaccatggtgaaactccgtctctactaaaaatacaaaaattagcagggcatagtggcagatgcctgtaatcccagctactcgggaggctgaggcaggagaatcgcttgaacccaggatgcagaggttgcagtgagccaaggttgcgccactacactccagactgggcaacagagggagactccgtctcaaaaaaaaataaacattaaaaaaaattttgttgtagagatgggatcttactctgttgatcaggctggtctcaaactcctgtcctcaagcagtcctcccactgcagcctcccgaagtgcagagattacagacatgagccactgcacctggcctattatcaCAGCTTTTAGTCTAGCTGTTATAATAGAAATCTAAGTACAGATTTTAGAGTCAAAGAAGACCTGGTTTTCAATCCATTCTGTGTCACTTCGTGGCTATGTAACCTTGGACAAATGACATAAAATCTCCagctataaaatatattacaactgATCTTAAAGAAttgtattaaatgagatagttaTATATAACGTACCTAGCCTAAAGCATGGGTATTCATTAAATGTTAGTTTTTTCCCCTTCTAGTTACACTtatgcttgtgtgtatgtgtgtggtgtgtgtgcatgggggCATGGGAGGGAGATTATGCATATGTGCATATTTGCATATCTTTATATATTACTAGTAATAAACTGGATTATCTGCTTACACAGGCCAGAAGGAAATCTCAGTTGAAAAAAAGCACACCTGGAATGCATCACTCTTTAATTCTCAAATCCATATGATTGCCCAAGGAAGAGATGCTATGGCTCATCGAATACTCTCAGCAAGGCTTCATAAAATTAAAGGACTGAAAAATGAATTAGCTGATATACATCATAAATTGGAAGCCATCCTTACAGAAAACCAatttttgaaacaacttcagcTTAGGCATTTGAAAGCTATAGGAAAATATGAGAATTCACAAAATAATCTACCTCAAATTATGGCTAAACAtcagaatgaagtaaaaaatTTAAGGCAACTACTTAGGATATCCCAGGAAAAGGAAAGAACTGTATCCAGGAAACTTAGAGAAACTGACAGCCAGTTACTGAAGACTAAAGATACCTTGCAGGCACTGCAGAAACTTTCTGAAGACAAAAACCTTGCAGAAAGGGAAGAACTCACTcataaattatctattatcacAACAAAAATGGACGCAAATGACAAAAAAATACAGGTCTGTATTTCAGGGGCCCAGACAGTTTAAGATTCCAAAGTTAATAGAGAGAGGGTGTGAATTAATCATGGATGCGCCCCCTCTGTAACAAAGCATTACTAACTGCTTCGCTTGGCGTGCTACACTAAATAATTATGTTGTCTAATAGAGGGCACGGAAAGGGAGTGGTTTGAAGGAAAAACAGAAGCAGCTCAAACTAGAAATGTTCATCTGTTGCAGTGCACAAGAGTTCACTCTGTGGCTGGACTGGTTTATCTAGAAATGACCATTGCACAGGCATTCACTCTGTGGCTGGGCTAGTTTATGCGGAAATGACCATTGCACACAAGTTCACTCTGTGGCTGGGCTAGTTTATCTGGAAATGACCGGTACACAAGCGTTCACTCTGTGGCTGGGCTAGTTTATCTGGAAATGACCAGTACACAAGCGTTCACTCTGTGGCTGGGCTAGTTTATCTGGAAATGACCAGTGCACATGAGTTCACTCTGTGGCTGGGCTGGTTTATCTGGAAATGACCATTCTCTAAGAGAGTACAGCTGCAGTGCTAAGGGACTTTTTCCCTGTGCTAAAAGATTGCATTGTGTTATGTGAAACCTCTCTTTGAAGTCAACCCTCTACCTTAAACTGTTGATTAAAAGGCTACTTCCCTAAAAACCTCAGTGCATCCGTTCAGTGCCTTTTGTATTCTCcctcaccattttggccaggcattaCCACACAGACATTTGtagttattttcaaaatatcagtTTTTCCCAGATCATGTTCCTGGTAGtagggaaggaaaaggaattaaaataattaaacagatGACTGGATTGATTTTCCTCAACAGCACATGGTTGTCAAATGCCTGGGGATTTCATTATAAGGGATGACTTGGGAGAAGGCATTGATACTATATTAAGAATTCTCCTGCATATCTTACATTAGCTAGTTTGAGTCTGTATGGACATAAacataaatagaattaatttaGGATTTAATTCTGTAATATTTGATGCTGAAACACAAGTATTTTCTATGATCTTGAAGTAAGTAAATATCAGGTTCATTTCCTCCACGTTTTTATCTCAGTTATTTCTTCTGTTGTTAAAATTCTCTATtttccaataaattttttttcacatgaaattgaTATGTGATCTACAGAAAATAATAAGCAACCTCATTTTTCACTCTTGTATACCAAAGTGATATTATTGGGCCTTTTAGGTAATATTGTATTCATCTTAGCCTATGTCTGTCATGCAaaagcaaatctatttttatatatgtatctaaATAGTTCATGTTTTTATATCTAtacataaaaccaaaacaaattccATGACTATTTTCTTTGATACAAAAAGCACTTACCAAGTATGAGAAATTTCTGTTTGGTTGTAGGCATTTAGTGGAGGAAAACTGTTTTGTGGACCAAAACATGTTATTTCTTTAACATTAATGTTTTAGGAAGTGGTATTTTTAGTGATTCTTTCCCCTTTTAGCTTTCCATGTCTTCCACTTTTCCTGTTTGGGAAAGTACTGCTGTTATAATTTAGGAGGAGGTCCTACTTTatgttaaaacaaagaaaaatggtcCTTTTGGTAAGCTTTCTGTCAAGTCCAGATCTAACAATTCTCCAATAAAATAGTTGTCATTCCAGAGAGCAGATGAATATGTTTATGGATGGTTATTGAGTTAAATCAGTCATTTCATTGTCTTATAGTCCATCAGTGTGGATGGATGTGGTGGTTTGAGTCCCTTTTATAATATTCAGTTTCTGTTGTCTGGGAATGCCCATCCATGATGTCTACTGATTTTCTGGATCTGGTCAGAATTTTTAAAtcgggcagggcacagtggcctcacgcctgtaatcccagcactttgggaggccaaggtgggccaggagtttgagaccagcctggccaacacagcaaaaccctgtctctactaaaaatacaaaaattatccaggcgtggtggtatgcatctgtaaacccagctacccaggggctgaggcaggagaatcacttgaacccaggagatggaggtcgcagtgagcctagatcgcaccactgcattccagcctgggcaatagagtgagactccaacttagaaaaaaaaaaaaaattttaaatcaaattttagaGTATGTAAAAAACAGGCTCAAAACGTGATATTTGTTCGCTAGAGCTGGGATCTGGGATTTGGGGGCTTTCGGTTATACTTCATTCTAATATATGTCCCCTATATAAGCCATTCACTAAAATTGTATTGAAGATGTGCACTTTTCATAAATGTAGTTAGTGCCATGATAATTGAAGTTTTTAATATACTAACTTGGTTGCAGAATAGTTATAATATATACTGTTTTCAGAGCTTGGAAAAACAACTGAGGTTGAACAGCAGAGCCTTTAGCCGGCAGCTGGCTATTGAGACTCGGAAGACTTTAGCAGCTCAAACAGCTACCAAGACTCTGCAGGTGGAAGTAAAACACCTTCAACAAAAACTTAAGGTatttctcttaaaacaaaatgtaagaatgaaatcctgtttcCCAAAATATATGAGCTATTTATGTCTATTATatctttaagtgattttttattttacatacatatataaggcTCCTCTCCCCTTTGCAGGGGGCCTGGGCCCCCATCCACAgttctgtttatctttttttttttttttttttttttgagatagagtcttgctttgtcacccaggctggagtgcagtggcatgatctcggctcactgcagcctccgcctcccaggttcaagtgattctcttatctcaacctcctgagtagctgggagtacaggcatgcaacaccacgcttggctaatttttgttatttttagtagagatgggctttcactgtgttggccaggctggtcttgaactcctgggctcaagtgatctgcctgccttggtctcccatagtgctgggattacaggtgtgagccactgcacctggcctaaattatGTAACTTCATGAATATCTCAGATATTTTCTCTACAATCATATGAACAGATAGAGGATCTGCAGTTATTAGAATGAGTTAACAGCTTGGTGAATGTGTACTgtgattagaaaaatataaactctATTCATTAACAAGGCTTGTTACCATTCTTATTTCATCACATTAAGTAATATAGcgtttgttaacattttaatgtaaCTCAAAATTAACGTTTAAAAACATATAAtgtttaagataaattttaatgaCTCATAAATTTATCTTAGTTTTACTTACAAATGTGTTTgaaaaactgtcttttaaaaatatgtatactgctttaaaaataagaatttttaaaatattttgtcaagcTTTTTGCTATCTTTCTGCCTTCAAGATTGGTAAAATATCCAACAATTTAGATAAGATGCTTAAGAAACAcgctgttggccgggcgcggtggctcacgcttgtaatcccagcactttgggaggccgaggcgggcggatcacgaggtcaggagatcgagaccacggtgaaaccccgtctctactaaaaaatacaaaaaaaaaaaaaaattagccgggcgcggtggcgggcgcctgtagtcccagctactcggaggctgaggcaggagaatggcgtgaacccgggaggcggagcttgcagtgagccgagattgcgccactgcactccagcccgggcgacagagcgagactctgtctcaaaaaaaaaaaaaaaaaaaagaaacacgcTGTTTCAAGCCTCAACTAATAAATCTTAAGCTTGATTCTTTAAGACAAGgatctttaactttttttatttttaaggaaagcaAAAATGAGCTCTTTTAGGCCTCTTTTacagggcactaatcccatttacaagGATTCTGCCcttgtgacctaatcacctcccaaaaggcccACGTCGTAAAAGTATCACTATGGGGGCTAGGATATTAACATAAGAAATTTAGCACCATATCAataatttccctttctttccttttttttttttttttttttttgagacagggtcttgctctgttgcccagactagaatgcagtggcaccatcatggctcactgcagcctcaaactcctgggctaaagcgatcttcccaccttggcctcccaagtagctggaatcacaggtacatgccaccatacccagctaatttttaaaatttttgtagagacgggttcttgctgtgttgcccaggctggtctcaaactcctgggctcaagcaatcctcctgccttggcctcccaaagtgttaggattacaggtgtgagtcaccacacccagcctgatctTTAACTTTTTTATGACAAGTAGGCAATTTAGATTTCCCAGGAGCCTTGAGATCACTCAGAGACAGAAGAAGAATAGTGGGGGGCGAGGAGTTGGGGCGGAGCTGGACGAGTTGGATAATTCATCTGATGAATTATGTTGGTATCATTGAGAACTGGGATTTGgaggatgaaagaaagaaaatattccctttgtaaagaagaaaaaagagttcttttccttttttctgtggaGTTCCAGGAAACTTCAAAAAGAATACACAGAACATAGGCATGGCTATTGCAGCTAGCTGAGAAATCTAACAGAAGAGACTTCAAGATCCCCTGGTcacagcaaacacacacacatatggagaCACAAttggggaattttaaaataaattttgtgctTCCTCATGCAGACATATGAATatgaataatatgcagccattaaaaaaccacttctggccaggcatggtggctcacacctgtaatcccagcactttgggaggccgaggcgggcggatcacctgaggttgggagttcgagaccagcctgaccaacatggtgaaaccccgtctctactaaaaatacaaaaattagcttggcatggtgatgcatgcctgtaatcccattatcgggaggctgaagcaggagaattgcttgaacctaggaggcggagtttgcagtgagccaagattgtgccactgcactccaccctgggtgacagagtgaggccccatctcaaaaaaattaaaaagtaaaataaaataaaaataaccatttttaaCAGAGAAATGCTTAATACTTAATGAAATGCTTaatgaaaagatagaaaattcCATATACAGTAAgatccaaatttatttttaaaaagaaaattaaatgtacCTCCACACAAtggatatctatatatctgtaaACAGCAATGAAGAATCTTGAGGTACTACTATGGAATAATCTCTAGGATACACTGGTAAgtgaagaaaggaaggcagacGAACTGTAAtatccttgatatggtttggctgtgtccccacccaaatctcatcttgcattgtagctcccacaattcccacatgtcacgggagggacccagtgggaggtaattagatcataggggcaggtctttcccgtgctgttcttgtgatagtgaataagtctcacgagatctgatggttttataaaaagaaactgggcgcggtggctaacacctgtaatcccagcactttgggaggccaaggcgggcagatcacgaggtcaggagatcaagacagtcctggcaaacacagtgaaaccccgtctctactaaaaaatacaaaaaattaaccaggcatggtggggggcgcctgtagtcccagctacttgggaggctgaggcaggagaatggtgtgaactcgggaggcggagcttgcagtgagtggagatcacaccatcgcactccagcctgggggacagagcaagactccatctcaaaaaaaaataaaaaataaaaaaattaaataaatatataaaaagaagctCCCTTGCACAAGTCCTCTGTTGCTCACTGCCACGTAAgaagtccctttgctcttcctttgtcttcaaccatgattgtgaggcctccccagccatgtggaactgtgagtccattaaacctctgtcccttataaattacctagtctcagttatgtctttatcagcagcctgaaaaaggactaatacaatCCTATTTAAGATAAAGGAAGCAATAGAAATATATCcacatatttgcctacatttaaaaaagaaaccagtaATAGGATAacagcagaaaaagagagaatagagtagaaaggacaGCTCTAGAACCTACATTTCATGAATATCTTTGTGGAACcaagaaaatatttccataagTATGAAGCAGaattaaatgtaagaaaaattaaaaagcagctgggtatggtggctcatgcctgtaatcccagcactttgggaggtcgaggtgggtggatcacctgaggtcaggagttcaagaccagcctggccaacatggtgaaaccccatctctacaaaaatacaaaaataaaaaaagtagccaggtgtggtggtgtgcgcctgtaatcccagctactcaggaggctggggcaggagaaatgcttgaac
This genomic window contains:
- the LCA5L gene encoding lebercilin-like protein isoform X3, which produces MSLADLTKTNIDEHFSSVASENNRRSAECKRSPGTSDFSQNSNASNKSVDYSRSECSCGSLSSQYDYSEDFLCDCSEKAINRNYLKQTVVKEKEKKKYNVSKISQSKGQKEISVEKKHTWNASLFNSQIHMIAQGRDAMAHRILSARLHKIKGLKNELADIHHKLEAILTENQFLKQLQLRHLKAIGKYENSQNNLPQIMAKHQNEVKNLRQLLRISQEKERTVSRKLRETDSQLLKTKDTLQALQKLSEDKNLAEREELTHKLSIITTKMDANDKKIQVCISGAQTV